The proteins below are encoded in one region of Meriones unguiculatus strain TT.TT164.6M chromosome 18, Bangor_MerUng_6.1, whole genome shotgun sequence:
- the C1ql2 gene encoding complement C1q-like protein 2, which translates to MALGLLIAVPLLLQAAPPGAAHYEMLGTCRMICDPYSVAPAGGPAGAKAPPPGPSTAALEVMQDLSANPPPPFIQGPKGDPGRPGKPGPRGPPGEPGPPGPRGPPGEKGDSGRPGLPGLQLTTSAAGGVGVVGGGAGGGGDAEGEVTSALSAAFSGPKIAFYVGLKSPHEGYEVLKFDDVVTNLGNHYDPTTGKFSCQVRGIYFFTYHILMRGGDGTSMWADLCKNGQVRASAIAQDADQNYDYASNSVVLHLDSGDEVYVKLDGGKAHGGNNNKYSTFSGFLLYPD; encoded by the exons ATGGCACTGGGGCTGCTGATCGCGGTGCCTCTGCTGCTGCAGGCGGCGCCCCCCGGCGCGGCTCACTACGAGATGCTGGGCACCTGCCGCATGATCTGTGACCCGTACAGCGTCGCTCCCGCAGGGGGACCCGCGGGCGCCAAGGCTCCACCGCCGGGACCCAGCACCGCCGCCCTGGAAGTTATGCAGGACCTCAGCGCCAACCCCCCGCCCCCGTTTATCCAGGGACCAAAGGGTGATCCGGGGCGGCCAGGCAAGCCGGGGCCCCGGGGCCCCCCTGGAGAGCCAGGGCCGCCTGGGCCCAGAGGTCCCCCGGGGGAGAAGGGCGACTCGGGGAGGCCAGGGCTGCCCGGACTGCAGCTGACGACCAGCGCGGCCGGTGGCGTTGGAGTGGTGGGCGGCGGAGCCGGGGGCGGCGGCGACGCGGAGGGAGAAGTGACCAGTGCTCTGAGCGCCGCCTTCAGCGGTCCCAAGATCGCCTTCTACGTGGGGCTCAAGAGCCCCCACGAAGGCTACGAGGTGCTCAAGTTCGACGACGTGGTCACCAATCTGGGCAATCACTACGACCCCACCACCGGCAAGTTCAGCTGCCAGGTGCGGGGCATCTACTTCTTCACCTACCACATCCTCATGCGCGGAGGCGACGGCACCAGCATGTGGGCGGACCTCTGCAAGAACGGCCAG GTGCGAGCCAGCGCCATCGCCCAGGACGCGGACCAGAACTATGACTACGCCAGCAACAGCGTGGTGCTGCACCTGGACTCGGGCGACGAAGTCTACGTGAAGTTGGACGGCGGGAAGGCTCACGGCGGCAACAACAACAAGTACAGCACGTTCTCGGGCTTCCTCCTGTACCCGGATTAG